From the Telopea speciosissima isolate NSW1024214 ecotype Mountain lineage chromosome 9, Tspe_v1, whole genome shotgun sequence genome, the window TGCTTTTCATGAAGGGTACACCTGATGCTCCACGTTGTGGTTTCAGCTCTAAGGTTGTCAATGCCTTAAGGGAGGAGGGTGTGAGCTTTGGGTCATTCGACATCCTAACAGATGAGGAAGTGAGGCAGGGCTTGAAGACGTTCTCAAACTGGCCTACTTTTCCTCAGCTTTACTACAAAGGCGAGTTGATTGGAGGTTGTGATATTGTACTGGAACTGCATACAAGTGGTGAGCTCAAGTCTACGCTTTCCGAGTAGGCCTGTTATTCACTCCGAATATATATTGTTCAAATAACATGATGGCAACTTTCAATTTAAATGGTTAATGAGTTTGCATGAAGATACTTGCATATTGGTGATCTTAATTTACTTTATCCTGTGATTTGGACACTGATATTCATTGAAAGGAATATCATAAAATCTGGTCAAATTTTTGTTGATAGAGATCTAATTTTCCCATTTTGTACACTTCCTATTGTTGATGTTTTGATCGTCCTTGCTTTTTTGGTTGATAGAATGCCAATAAACTGGCATTCAGACCACCGGCTTAGCCAACGACAGGTCCGGCATTTGTACAGTTTCTTGTGTTGGACATATCATGTACATAATGAAGGTGAACAGCTCAGAACCTGGTTCAGTCTCTTGTTGGATTTTTCATGTACTTCATGAAGGTTTTCCAGTTTTCAGGAAAGCTTTTGTATCACCCTTCTCCTTTTCTAACTCTTGGGAAAGCTTGCGTATTCATTATTTTTCTACCTGATTCTTGTTGATTCAACTCTGCAATTGTTTTCAAACAGAgggatgaagaaaaagaaagactgtTATCCTTTTTCTACTAGGTCTCCACTCTCCAGTACAAATGCGGAGTTGTTCTGTTCTTTCTCCATTCATTAGCTCCTAACAAACTCTTCTAACTTTTCTATGGCTGCCCATGCATTGAGAGAGGCAGTCTAAGAGCTTGATCTCCAGGGCTTTGAAATGTGATATCTGCATTAGCAATTCCGACTTCTCTTTCCTTAGGTTCTTATTCTCCTCCATTAGCAGACGGTTGTTCTCATCGACAGCAGAAGCTGAGTCTTTTCCAGAGGCTTTGAGGAAGGCTGGGTAGATGCTTGGCTCACACTTCTTCCTGGTGATTTCCACTAGTAGACGCCTACTTCCCTTTTGGAACTTTTGGTGCTGGAATTCCCACCGGTCTGTGGCAACTTTCTTAAATCCCTGTCATTGATTTTTGTGTATCATTACAAGAACTATAACATATTCAAAGCAGCTAAAATAAATGTCTGAAAACACAAGCTTTGAGCCATgcatgtgtgcatgtgtgtgtgtgagtttGAAGTGAAAATTGCAGCTTTTTGATGGGTTTTGAATTCCACTTATTTATAGGTTATCAGGGAGGTCTGATTGTGATCAGGCAATTGATCACTTCTAGTACTTATGCTATCCATCTGTCTATGGTGTGGTCTGcacatagttcgaaaactcgttcC encodes:
- the LOC122640340 gene encoding heat stress transcription factor B-2a-like, producing MAGEIEGLRQSSSSQSPRTKCPAPFLCKTYDLLEEEEEEEGNKGGDDHGRRIVSWNEEGTGFVVWSPQDFSQFTLPRYFKHSNFSSFIRQLNTYGFKKVATDRWEFQHQKFQKGSRRLLVEITRKKCEPSIYPAFLKASGKDSASAVDENNRLLMEENKNLRKEKSELLMQISHFKALEIKLLDCLSQCMGSHRKVRRVC